Proteins from a single region of Gasterosteus aculeatus chromosome Y, fGasAcu3.hap1.1, whole genome shotgun sequence:
- the LOC120812238 gene encoding suppressor of tumorigenicity 7 protein homolog isoform X3, which translates to MEVSMFLNTLTPKFYVALTGTSSLISGLILIFEWWYFRKYGTSFIEQVSVSHLRPLLGGVDSSTPNTSNGEANDSNRQSVSECKVWRNPLNLFRGAEYNRYTWVTGREPLTYYDMNLSAQDHQTFFTCDSDHLRPTDAIMQKAWRERNPQARISAAHEALELEDCATAFILLAEEEATTIMKTERLFKQALKAGDGCYRRSQQLQHHGAQYEAQHRRDTNVLVYIKRRLAMCSRKLGRTREAVKMMRDLMKEFPLLSMFNIHENLLESLLELQNYADVQAVLAKYDDISLPKSATICYTAALLKARAVSDKFSPEAASRRGLSTAEMNAIEAIHRAVEFNPHVPKYLLEMKSLILPPEHILKRGDSEAIAYAFFHLQHWKRVEGALNLLHCTWGGTFRMIPYPLEKGHLFYPYPICTETADRELLPTVFHEVSVYPKKELPFFILFTAGLCSFTAMLALLTHQFPELMGVFAKAFLSTLFAPLNFIMEKVESILPSSLWHQLTRI; encoded by the exons TAAGCATGTTCCTCAACACGCTGACGCCCAAGTTCTACGTGGCTTTGACGGGCACTTCCTCCCTCATATCAGGACTCATATTG atATTTGAGTGGTGGTATTTTAGGAAGTATGGGACCTCCTTCATAGAGCAGGTGTCTGTGAGCCACCTGCGCCCACTGCTGGGCGGGGTGGACAGCAGCACCCCCAACACCAGCAACGGAGAGGCCAACGATTCCAACCGACAGAGTGTGTCCG aaTGTAAAGTGTGGAGAAATCCGCTGAATTTATTTCGTGGAGCCGAATACAATCG GTACACGTGGGTGACTGGTCGAGAGCCGCTGACCTACTACGACATGAACCTCTCGGCACAAGACCACCAGACCTTCTTCACCTGCGACTCGGACCACCTGCGGCCCACCGACGCCA TCATGCAGAAGGCCTGGAGAGAGAGGAACCCACAGGCTCGCATCTCCGCCGCGCACGAGGctctggagctggagga ctgtgcCACGGCCTTTATCCTGTTGGCGGAGGAAGAGGCCACGACCATCATGAAGACCGAGCGTCTCTTCAAGCAGGCGCTGAAGGCCGGAGACGGCTGCTACCGCCGCAGCCAACAGCTGCAGCACCACGGCGCGCAGTACGAGGCCCAGCACA GAAGAGACACCAACGTGTTGGTGTACATAAAGAGAAGACTGGCCATGTGCTCCAGAAAGCTCGGCCGCACACGAGAAGCTGTTAAAATGATGAGAGAt ttAATGAAGGAGTTCCCTCTCCTCAGTATGTTCAACATCCACGAGAACCTGCTGGAGTCACTGCTGGAGCTCCAGAACTACGCCGACGTCCAGGCCGTTCTGGCCAAGTACGACG ATATTAGCTTACCCAAATCCGCCACAATATGCTACACAGCAGCCTTGCTCAAAGCCAGGGCGGTGTCAGACAA attctCTCCAGAGGCAGCATCCAGACGAGGGCTGAGCACAGCAGAGATGAACGCAATAGAAGCCATCCACAGAGCGGTAGAGTTCAACCCCCACGTGCCGAAA tatcTGCTGGAGATGAAGAGTCTGATTCTTCCTCCAGAACACATCCTGAAGAGAGGAGACAGCGAGGCCATCGCCTACGCCTTCTTCCACCTGCAGCACTggaagagggtggagggggcgcTCAACCTGCTGCACTGCACCTGGGGGGGCA cgttcAGAATGATCCCGTATCCTCTGGAGAAAGGTCACCTGTTCTATCCGTACCCCATCTGCACAGAGACGGCCGACAGGGAGCTGCTACCCA CAGTGTTTCACGAGGTGTCGGTCTACCCGAAGAAGGAGCTGcccttcttcatcctcttcacaGCCGGACTCTGCTCCTTCACCGCCATGCTGGCTCTGCTCACACACCAGTTCCCCGAGCTCATGGGGGTGTTCGCTAAGGCT ttCCTCAGCACGCTGTTCGCTCCTCTCAACTTCATCATGGAGAAGGTGGAGAGCATCCTGCCGTCCAGCCTCTGGCACCAACTCACCCGCATCTGA
- the LOC120812238 gene encoding suppressor of tumorigenicity 7 protein homolog isoform X4: MEVSMFLNTLTPKFYVALTGTSSLISGLILIFEWWYFRKYGTSFIEQVSVSHLRPLLGGVDSSTPNTSNGEANDSNRQSVSECKVWRNPLNLFRGAEYNRYTWVTGREPLTYYDMNLSAQDHQTFFTCDSDHLRPTDAIMQKAWRERNPQARISAAHEALELEDCATAFILLAEEEATTIMKTERLFKQALKAGDGCYRRSQQLQHHGAQYEAQHRRDTNVLVYIKRRLAMCSRKLGRTREAVKMMRDLMKEFPLLSMFNIHENLLESLLELQNYADVQAVLAKYDDISLPKSATICYTAALLKARAVSDKFSPEAASRRGLSTAEMNAIEAIHRAVEFNPHVPKYLLEMKSLILPPEHILKRGDSEAIAYAFFHLQHWKRVEGALNLLHCTWGGTFRMIPYPLEKGHLFYPYPICTETADRELLPMFHEVSVYPKKELPFFILFTAGLCSFTAMLALLTHQFPELMGVFAKAFLSTLFAPLNFIMEKVESILPSSLWHQLTRI, from the exons TAAGCATGTTCCTCAACACGCTGACGCCCAAGTTCTACGTGGCTTTGACGGGCACTTCCTCCCTCATATCAGGACTCATATTG atATTTGAGTGGTGGTATTTTAGGAAGTATGGGACCTCCTTCATAGAGCAGGTGTCTGTGAGCCACCTGCGCCCACTGCTGGGCGGGGTGGACAGCAGCACCCCCAACACCAGCAACGGAGAGGCCAACGATTCCAACCGACAGAGTGTGTCCG aaTGTAAAGTGTGGAGAAATCCGCTGAATTTATTTCGTGGAGCCGAATACAATCG GTACACGTGGGTGACTGGTCGAGAGCCGCTGACCTACTACGACATGAACCTCTCGGCACAAGACCACCAGACCTTCTTCACCTGCGACTCGGACCACCTGCGGCCCACCGACGCCA TCATGCAGAAGGCCTGGAGAGAGAGGAACCCACAGGCTCGCATCTCCGCCGCGCACGAGGctctggagctggagga ctgtgcCACGGCCTTTATCCTGTTGGCGGAGGAAGAGGCCACGACCATCATGAAGACCGAGCGTCTCTTCAAGCAGGCGCTGAAGGCCGGAGACGGCTGCTACCGCCGCAGCCAACAGCTGCAGCACCACGGCGCGCAGTACGAGGCCCAGCACA GAAGAGACACCAACGTGTTGGTGTACATAAAGAGAAGACTGGCCATGTGCTCCAGAAAGCTCGGCCGCACACGAGAAGCTGTTAAAATGATGAGAGAt ttAATGAAGGAGTTCCCTCTCCTCAGTATGTTCAACATCCACGAGAACCTGCTGGAGTCACTGCTGGAGCTCCAGAACTACGCCGACGTCCAGGCCGTTCTGGCCAAGTACGACG ATATTAGCTTACCCAAATCCGCCACAATATGCTACACAGCAGCCTTGCTCAAAGCCAGGGCGGTGTCAGACAA attctCTCCAGAGGCAGCATCCAGACGAGGGCTGAGCACAGCAGAGATGAACGCAATAGAAGCCATCCACAGAGCGGTAGAGTTCAACCCCCACGTGCCGAAA tatcTGCTGGAGATGAAGAGTCTGATTCTTCCTCCAGAACACATCCTGAAGAGAGGAGACAGCGAGGCCATCGCCTACGCCTTCTTCCACCTGCAGCACTggaagagggtggagggggcgcTCAACCTGCTGCACTGCACCTGGGGGGGCA cgttcAGAATGATCCCGTATCCTCTGGAGAAAGGTCACCTGTTCTATCCGTACCCCATCTGCACAGAGACGGCCGACAGGGAGCTGCTACCCA TGTTTCACGAGGTGTCGGTCTACCCGAAGAAGGAGCTGcccttcttcatcctcttcacaGCCGGACTCTGCTCCTTCACCGCCATGCTGGCTCTGCTCACACACCAGTTCCCCGAGCTCATGGGGGTGTTCGCTAAGGCT ttCCTCAGCACGCTGTTCGCTCCTCTCAACTTCATCATGGAGAAGGTGGAGAGCATCCTGCCGTCCAGCCTCTGGCACCAACTCACCCGCATCTGA
- the LOC120812238 gene encoding suppressor of tumorigenicity 7 protein homolog isoform X1, protein MEVSMFLNTLTPKFYVALTGTSSLISGLILIFEWWYFRKYGTSFIEQVSVSHLRPLLGGVDSSTPNTSNGEANDSNRQSVSECKVWRNPLNLFRGAEYNRYTWVTGREPLTYYDMNLSAQDHQTFFTCDSDHLRPTDAIMQKAWRERNPQARISAAHEALELEDCATAFILLAEEEATTIMKTERLFKQALKAGDGCYRRSQQLQHHGAQYEAQHRRDTNVLVYIKRRLAMCSRKLGRTREAVKMMRDLCVFQLMKEFPLLSMFNIHENLLESLLELQNYADVQAVLAKYDDISLPKSATICYTAALLKARAVSDKFSPEAASRRGLSTAEMNAIEAIHRAVEFNPHVPKYLLEMKSLILPPEHILKRGDSEAIAYAFFHLQHWKRVEGALNLLHCTWGGTFRMIPYPLEKGHLFYPYPICTETADRELLPTVFHEVSVYPKKELPFFILFTAGLCSFTAMLALLTHQFPELMGVFAKAFLSTLFAPLNFIMEKVESILPSSLWHQLTRI, encoded by the exons TAAGCATGTTCCTCAACACGCTGACGCCCAAGTTCTACGTGGCTTTGACGGGCACTTCCTCCCTCATATCAGGACTCATATTG atATTTGAGTGGTGGTATTTTAGGAAGTATGGGACCTCCTTCATAGAGCAGGTGTCTGTGAGCCACCTGCGCCCACTGCTGGGCGGGGTGGACAGCAGCACCCCCAACACCAGCAACGGAGAGGCCAACGATTCCAACCGACAGAGTGTGTCCG aaTGTAAAGTGTGGAGAAATCCGCTGAATTTATTTCGTGGAGCCGAATACAATCG GTACACGTGGGTGACTGGTCGAGAGCCGCTGACCTACTACGACATGAACCTCTCGGCACAAGACCACCAGACCTTCTTCACCTGCGACTCGGACCACCTGCGGCCCACCGACGCCA TCATGCAGAAGGCCTGGAGAGAGAGGAACCCACAGGCTCGCATCTCCGCCGCGCACGAGGctctggagctggagga ctgtgcCACGGCCTTTATCCTGTTGGCGGAGGAAGAGGCCACGACCATCATGAAGACCGAGCGTCTCTTCAAGCAGGCGCTGAAGGCCGGAGACGGCTGCTACCGCCGCAGCCAACAGCTGCAGCACCACGGCGCGCAGTACGAGGCCCAGCACA GAAGAGACACCAACGTGTTGGTGTACATAAAGAGAAGACTGGCCATGTGCTCCAGAAAGCTCGGCCGCACACGAGAAGCTGTTAAAATGATGAGAGAt ttgtgtgttttccagttAATGAAGGAGTTCCCTCTCCTCAGTATGTTCAACATCCACGAGAACCTGCTGGAGTCACTGCTGGAGCTCCAGAACTACGCCGACGTCCAGGCCGTTCTGGCCAAGTACGACG ATATTAGCTTACCCAAATCCGCCACAATATGCTACACAGCAGCCTTGCTCAAAGCCAGGGCGGTGTCAGACAA attctCTCCAGAGGCAGCATCCAGACGAGGGCTGAGCACAGCAGAGATGAACGCAATAGAAGCCATCCACAGAGCGGTAGAGTTCAACCCCCACGTGCCGAAA tatcTGCTGGAGATGAAGAGTCTGATTCTTCCTCCAGAACACATCCTGAAGAGAGGAGACAGCGAGGCCATCGCCTACGCCTTCTTCCACCTGCAGCACTggaagagggtggagggggcgcTCAACCTGCTGCACTGCACCTGGGGGGGCA cgttcAGAATGATCCCGTATCCTCTGGAGAAAGGTCACCTGTTCTATCCGTACCCCATCTGCACAGAGACGGCCGACAGGGAGCTGCTACCCA CAGTGTTTCACGAGGTGTCGGTCTACCCGAAGAAGGAGCTGcccttcttcatcctcttcacaGCCGGACTCTGCTCCTTCACCGCCATGCTGGCTCTGCTCACACACCAGTTCCCCGAGCTCATGGGGGTGTTCGCTAAGGCT ttCCTCAGCACGCTGTTCGCTCCTCTCAACTTCATCATGGAGAAGGTGGAGAGCATCCTGCCGTCCAGCCTCTGGCACCAACTCACCCGCATCTGA
- the LOC120812238 gene encoding suppressor of tumorigenicity 7 protein homolog isoform X2, producing the protein MFLNTLTPKFYVALTGTSSLISGLILIFEWWYFRKYGTSFIEQVSVSHLRPLLGGVDSSTPNTSNGEANDSNRQSVSECKVWRNPLNLFRGAEYNRYTWVTGREPLTYYDMNLSAQDHQTFFTCDSDHLRPTDAIMQKAWRERNPQARISAAHEALELEDCATAFILLAEEEATTIMKTERLFKQALKAGDGCYRRSQQLQHHGAQYEAQHRRDTNVLVYIKRRLAMCSRKLGRTREAVKMMRDLCVFQLMKEFPLLSMFNIHENLLESLLELQNYADVQAVLAKYDDISLPKSATICYTAALLKARAVSDKFSPEAASRRGLSTAEMNAIEAIHRAVEFNPHVPKYLLEMKSLILPPEHILKRGDSEAIAYAFFHLQHWKRVEGALNLLHCTWGGTFRMIPYPLEKGHLFYPYPICTETADRELLPTVFHEVSVYPKKELPFFILFTAGLCSFTAMLALLTHQFPELMGVFAKAFLSTLFAPLNFIMEKVESILPSSLWHQLTRI; encoded by the exons ATGTTCCTCAACACGCTGACGCCCAAGTTCTACGTGGCTTTGACGGGCACTTCCTCCCTCATATCAGGACTCATATTG atATTTGAGTGGTGGTATTTTAGGAAGTATGGGACCTCCTTCATAGAGCAGGTGTCTGTGAGCCACCTGCGCCCACTGCTGGGCGGGGTGGACAGCAGCACCCCCAACACCAGCAACGGAGAGGCCAACGATTCCAACCGACAGAGTGTGTCCG aaTGTAAAGTGTGGAGAAATCCGCTGAATTTATTTCGTGGAGCCGAATACAATCG GTACACGTGGGTGACTGGTCGAGAGCCGCTGACCTACTACGACATGAACCTCTCGGCACAAGACCACCAGACCTTCTTCACCTGCGACTCGGACCACCTGCGGCCCACCGACGCCA TCATGCAGAAGGCCTGGAGAGAGAGGAACCCACAGGCTCGCATCTCCGCCGCGCACGAGGctctggagctggagga ctgtgcCACGGCCTTTATCCTGTTGGCGGAGGAAGAGGCCACGACCATCATGAAGACCGAGCGTCTCTTCAAGCAGGCGCTGAAGGCCGGAGACGGCTGCTACCGCCGCAGCCAACAGCTGCAGCACCACGGCGCGCAGTACGAGGCCCAGCACA GAAGAGACACCAACGTGTTGGTGTACATAAAGAGAAGACTGGCCATGTGCTCCAGAAAGCTCGGCCGCACACGAGAAGCTGTTAAAATGATGAGAGAt ttgtgtgttttccagttAATGAAGGAGTTCCCTCTCCTCAGTATGTTCAACATCCACGAGAACCTGCTGGAGTCACTGCTGGAGCTCCAGAACTACGCCGACGTCCAGGCCGTTCTGGCCAAGTACGACG ATATTAGCTTACCCAAATCCGCCACAATATGCTACACAGCAGCCTTGCTCAAAGCCAGGGCGGTGTCAGACAA attctCTCCAGAGGCAGCATCCAGACGAGGGCTGAGCACAGCAGAGATGAACGCAATAGAAGCCATCCACAGAGCGGTAGAGTTCAACCCCCACGTGCCGAAA tatcTGCTGGAGATGAAGAGTCTGATTCTTCCTCCAGAACACATCCTGAAGAGAGGAGACAGCGAGGCCATCGCCTACGCCTTCTTCCACCTGCAGCACTggaagagggtggagggggcgcTCAACCTGCTGCACTGCACCTGGGGGGGCA cgttcAGAATGATCCCGTATCCTCTGGAGAAAGGTCACCTGTTCTATCCGTACCCCATCTGCACAGAGACGGCCGACAGGGAGCTGCTACCCA CAGTGTTTCACGAGGTGTCGGTCTACCCGAAGAAGGAGCTGcccttcttcatcctcttcacaGCCGGACTCTGCTCCTTCACCGCCATGCTGGCTCTGCTCACACACCAGTTCCCCGAGCTCATGGGGGTGTTCGCTAAGGCT ttCCTCAGCACGCTGTTCGCTCCTCTCAACTTCATCATGGAGAAGGTGGAGAGCATCCTGCCGTCCAGCCTCTGGCACCAACTCACCCGCATCTGA
- the LOC120812238 gene encoding suppressor of tumorigenicity 7 protein homolog isoform X5, translating into MFLNTLTPKFYVALTGTSSLISGLILIFEWWYFRKYGTSFIEQVSVSHLRPLLGGVDSSTPNTSNGEANDSNRQSVSECKVWRNPLNLFRGAEYNRYTWVTGREPLTYYDMNLSAQDHQTFFTCDSDHLRPTDAIMQKAWRERNPQARISAAHEALELEDCATAFILLAEEEATTIMKTERLFKQALKAGDGCYRRSQQLQHHGAQYEAQHRRDTNVLVYIKRRLAMCSRKLGRTREAVKMMRDLMKEFPLLSMFNIHENLLESLLELQNYADVQAVLAKYDDISLPKSATICYTAALLKARAVSDKFSPEAASRRGLSTAEMNAIEAIHRAVEFNPHVPKYLLEMKSLILPPEHILKRGDSEAIAYAFFHLQHWKRVEGALNLLHCTWGGTFRMIPYPLEKGHLFYPYPICTETADRELLPTVFHEVSVYPKKELPFFILFTAGLCSFTAMLALLTHQFPELMGVFAKAFLSTLFAPLNFIMEKVESILPSSLWHQLTRI; encoded by the exons ATGTTCCTCAACACGCTGACGCCCAAGTTCTACGTGGCTTTGACGGGCACTTCCTCCCTCATATCAGGACTCATATTG atATTTGAGTGGTGGTATTTTAGGAAGTATGGGACCTCCTTCATAGAGCAGGTGTCTGTGAGCCACCTGCGCCCACTGCTGGGCGGGGTGGACAGCAGCACCCCCAACACCAGCAACGGAGAGGCCAACGATTCCAACCGACAGAGTGTGTCCG aaTGTAAAGTGTGGAGAAATCCGCTGAATTTATTTCGTGGAGCCGAATACAATCG GTACACGTGGGTGACTGGTCGAGAGCCGCTGACCTACTACGACATGAACCTCTCGGCACAAGACCACCAGACCTTCTTCACCTGCGACTCGGACCACCTGCGGCCCACCGACGCCA TCATGCAGAAGGCCTGGAGAGAGAGGAACCCACAGGCTCGCATCTCCGCCGCGCACGAGGctctggagctggagga ctgtgcCACGGCCTTTATCCTGTTGGCGGAGGAAGAGGCCACGACCATCATGAAGACCGAGCGTCTCTTCAAGCAGGCGCTGAAGGCCGGAGACGGCTGCTACCGCCGCAGCCAACAGCTGCAGCACCACGGCGCGCAGTACGAGGCCCAGCACA GAAGAGACACCAACGTGTTGGTGTACATAAAGAGAAGACTGGCCATGTGCTCCAGAAAGCTCGGCCGCACACGAGAAGCTGTTAAAATGATGAGAGAt ttAATGAAGGAGTTCCCTCTCCTCAGTATGTTCAACATCCACGAGAACCTGCTGGAGTCACTGCTGGAGCTCCAGAACTACGCCGACGTCCAGGCCGTTCTGGCCAAGTACGACG ATATTAGCTTACCCAAATCCGCCACAATATGCTACACAGCAGCCTTGCTCAAAGCCAGGGCGGTGTCAGACAA attctCTCCAGAGGCAGCATCCAGACGAGGGCTGAGCACAGCAGAGATGAACGCAATAGAAGCCATCCACAGAGCGGTAGAGTTCAACCCCCACGTGCCGAAA tatcTGCTGGAGATGAAGAGTCTGATTCTTCCTCCAGAACACATCCTGAAGAGAGGAGACAGCGAGGCCATCGCCTACGCCTTCTTCCACCTGCAGCACTggaagagggtggagggggcgcTCAACCTGCTGCACTGCACCTGGGGGGGCA cgttcAGAATGATCCCGTATCCTCTGGAGAAAGGTCACCTGTTCTATCCGTACCCCATCTGCACAGAGACGGCCGACAGGGAGCTGCTACCCA CAGTGTTTCACGAGGTGTCGGTCTACCCGAAGAAGGAGCTGcccttcttcatcctcttcacaGCCGGACTCTGCTCCTTCACCGCCATGCTGGCTCTGCTCACACACCAGTTCCCCGAGCTCATGGGGGTGTTCGCTAAGGCT ttCCTCAGCACGCTGTTCGCTCCTCTCAACTTCATCATGGAGAAGGTGGAGAGCATCCTGCCGTCCAGCCTCTGGCACCAACTCACCCGCATCTGA
- the LOC120812238 gene encoding suppressor of tumorigenicity 7 protein homolog isoform X6, with protein sequence MFLNTLTPKFYVALTGTSSLISGLILIFEWWYFRKYGTSFIEQVSVSHLRPLLGGVDSSTPNTSNGEANDSNRQSVSECKVWRNPLNLFRGAEYNRYTWVTGREPLTYYDMNLSAQDHQTFFTCDSDHLRPTDAIMQKAWRERNPQARISAAHEALELEDCATAFILLAEEEATTIMKTERLFKQALKAGDGCYRRSQQLQHHGAQYEAQHRRDTNVLVYIKRRLAMCSRKLGRTREAVKMMRDLMKEFPLLSMFNIHENLLESLLELQNYADVQAVLAKYDDISLPKSATICYTAALLKARAVSDKFSPEAASRRGLSTAEMNAIEAIHRAVEFNPHVPKYLLEMKSLILPPEHILKRGDSEAIAYAFFHLQHWKRVEGALNLLHCTWGGTFRMIPYPLEKGHLFYPYPICTETADRELLPMFHEVSVYPKKELPFFILFTAGLCSFTAMLALLTHQFPELMGVFAKAFLSTLFAPLNFIMEKVESILPSSLWHQLTRI encoded by the exons ATGTTCCTCAACACGCTGACGCCCAAGTTCTACGTGGCTTTGACGGGCACTTCCTCCCTCATATCAGGACTCATATTG atATTTGAGTGGTGGTATTTTAGGAAGTATGGGACCTCCTTCATAGAGCAGGTGTCTGTGAGCCACCTGCGCCCACTGCTGGGCGGGGTGGACAGCAGCACCCCCAACACCAGCAACGGAGAGGCCAACGATTCCAACCGACAGAGTGTGTCCG aaTGTAAAGTGTGGAGAAATCCGCTGAATTTATTTCGTGGAGCCGAATACAATCG GTACACGTGGGTGACTGGTCGAGAGCCGCTGACCTACTACGACATGAACCTCTCGGCACAAGACCACCAGACCTTCTTCACCTGCGACTCGGACCACCTGCGGCCCACCGACGCCA TCATGCAGAAGGCCTGGAGAGAGAGGAACCCACAGGCTCGCATCTCCGCCGCGCACGAGGctctggagctggagga ctgtgcCACGGCCTTTATCCTGTTGGCGGAGGAAGAGGCCACGACCATCATGAAGACCGAGCGTCTCTTCAAGCAGGCGCTGAAGGCCGGAGACGGCTGCTACCGCCGCAGCCAACAGCTGCAGCACCACGGCGCGCAGTACGAGGCCCAGCACA GAAGAGACACCAACGTGTTGGTGTACATAAAGAGAAGACTGGCCATGTGCTCCAGAAAGCTCGGCCGCACACGAGAAGCTGTTAAAATGATGAGAGAt ttAATGAAGGAGTTCCCTCTCCTCAGTATGTTCAACATCCACGAGAACCTGCTGGAGTCACTGCTGGAGCTCCAGAACTACGCCGACGTCCAGGCCGTTCTGGCCAAGTACGACG ATATTAGCTTACCCAAATCCGCCACAATATGCTACACAGCAGCCTTGCTCAAAGCCAGGGCGGTGTCAGACAA attctCTCCAGAGGCAGCATCCAGACGAGGGCTGAGCACAGCAGAGATGAACGCAATAGAAGCCATCCACAGAGCGGTAGAGTTCAACCCCCACGTGCCGAAA tatcTGCTGGAGATGAAGAGTCTGATTCTTCCTCCAGAACACATCCTGAAGAGAGGAGACAGCGAGGCCATCGCCTACGCCTTCTTCCACCTGCAGCACTggaagagggtggagggggcgcTCAACCTGCTGCACTGCACCTGGGGGGGCA cgttcAGAATGATCCCGTATCCTCTGGAGAAAGGTCACCTGTTCTATCCGTACCCCATCTGCACAGAGACGGCCGACAGGGAGCTGCTACCCA TGTTTCACGAGGTGTCGGTCTACCCGAAGAAGGAGCTGcccttcttcatcctcttcacaGCCGGACTCTGCTCCTTCACCGCCATGCTGGCTCTGCTCACACACCAGTTCCCCGAGCTCATGGGGGTGTTCGCTAAGGCT ttCCTCAGCACGCTGTTCGCTCCTCTCAACTTCATCATGGAGAAGGTGGAGAGCATCCTGCCGTCCAGCCTCTGGCACCAACTCACCCGCATCTGA